The following are encoded together in the Cynocephalus volans isolate mCynVol1 chromosome 4, mCynVol1.pri, whole genome shotgun sequence genome:
- the LOC134376583 gene encoding olfactory receptor 8K1-like, whose amino-acid sequence MENCNHTAMTEVTEFILMGITDNPRLQAPLLGIFLVIYLVTVMGNLGMIIVTHLDSKLHTPMYFFLRHLSITDLGYSTVIGPKMMVNFVVHKSTISYNWCATQLTFFEIFIITELFILSAMAYDRYVAICKPLLYVVLMAEKVRWGLVLTPYLYSTFVSLFLTIKLFKLSFYGSNVIDYFYCDCVLLMSMLCSDTHELELIILIFSGCNLLSSLLIVLVSYMFILVTILRMSSTEGRYKAFSTCSSHLTVVVVFYGTLLFIYLQSKSSHTFGIDKMASVFYTLVIPMLNPLIYSLRNKEVKDALKRMLPNYFRILN is encoded by the coding sequence ATGGAGAACTGCAATCACACTGCAATGACCGAGGTGACTGAATTTATTCTCATGGGGATCACTGATAACCCTAGGCTGCAGGCACCCCTCCTTGGAATCTTCCTCGTCATATACTTGGTCACAGTGATGGGCAATCTGGGCATGATTATCGTGACCCATTTGGACTCCAAGCtacacacccccatgtactttttccttagACATTTGTCGATTACTGATCTTGGCTACTCCACTGTCATTGGTCCCAAAATGATGGTTAACTTTGTAGTGCACAAAAGCACCATTTCCTACAATTGGTGTGCCACCCAGCTAACATTCTTTGAGATTTTCATCATCACTGAACTTTTTATTCTATCAGcaatggcctatgaccgctatgtAGCCATCTGCAAACCTCTTCTCTATGTGGTCCTCATGGCAGAGAAAGTACGTTGGGGGCTGGTACTTACTCCCTATCTCTACAGCACATTTGTGTCTCTATTTCTCACAATTAAGTTATTTAAATTGTCTTTCTATGGCTCTAACGTAATcgattatttttattgtgactGTGTCCTTCTGATGTCTATGCTCTGTTCTGACACTCATGAATTAGAGTTGATCATTTTGATCTTCTCGGGCTGTAATTTGCTGTCTTCTCTCTTGATTGTTCTTGTATCCTACATGTTTATTCTTGTGACCATTCTCAGGATGAGCTCAACCGAGGGGCGGtacaaagccttctccacctgtagCTCCCATCTGACAGTGGTGGTTGTGTTCTATGGgaccttattatttatttacctgCAATCTAAATCCAGCCATACTTTTGGTATTGATAAAATGGCCTCTGTGTTTTACACCCTGGTGATCCCTATGCTGAATCCATTGATCTACAGCCTAAGGAACAAAGAAGTAAAAGATGCACTAAAGAGAATGTTACCTAATTATTTCAGAATTCTCAATTAA